A window of Stenotrophomonas indicatrix genomic DNA:
TGTCGCGATCATGGGCGTCGCGAACCTGCCGGACCAGCAGCTTGGCCGAAGCCGAGGCGATCGGCCCGGCCTTGTCGAGCAGGGCCAGCTGTCGCTGCACCGCCTCGTCCAGGCGTTCGGGCTCCACCAGCTGGTGGATCAGGCCGATACGCAGGGCGGTGTCGGCGTCGAAGTGCTCGCCGGTGGCGAACCAGCGGCGGGACTGGCGGCTGCCGATGGCCTCGATCACATAGGGCGAGATCACTGCCGGCAGCAGGCCCAGGCGGCTTTCGGTCAGGCCGAAACGGGCGGCGGTGGTGGCGATGGCGATATCGCAGCAGGCCACCAGGCCGACGCCACCACCAAAGGCGGCGCCGTGGACGCGGGCGAGGGTGGGCTTGGGCAGTTCGTCCAGGGTGCGCATCAGGCGGGCCAGGGCCAGGGCGTCGTCACGGTTGTCTGCCTCGCTGGCGGAGGCCATGCCGCGCATCCACTGCATGTCGGCACCGGCGGAGAAGGAGGCACCGTGGCCGGCCACCACCACCGTGCGCACCGTGTCATCGCGGCCGGCCGCTTCCAGGGCTGCGGTCAGCCGGGCGATCAGGCCGGCGTCAAAGGCGTTGTGCAGCTCCGGCCGGTTCAGCCAGAGGGTCAGGACAGCGCCGTTGCGCTCGATCTGCAAAGCATCGTTCATGGGATTCCGGGGGTTGCTCCATACCTGTATGGATCATAGCGGGCCATTGGTCATGGGCCATGACGCGACGCGGGAATGTTAGAATCGAGAACCATTTACATCCAGCAGAGAACACGCTAGATGACGCTGTCCGAACTGCCCCTGCACGCCTCGGCCGTGGTCGATTCCGTGCAGGACCTGCATGCCAACGATGCCATCGCCCGGCGCCTGCGCGAGCTGGGCTTCGTCAAGGGCGAGGAAGTGCGCCTGGTGGCGCGAGGCCCGGTTGGTGGCGAGCCGCTGCTGGTGCAGGTCGGGTTCACCCGTTTCGCGCTGCGTATCAGTGAGGCCCGGCGCGTGGTCATCGACCCGGCCAGCCAGGAGGGACGTGCATGAGCGCCACCGCAACCGCCGCCCCGCTGCGCATCGCGCTGGTCGGCAACCCCAACAGCGGCAAGACCGCGCTGTTCAACCAGCTGACCGGCAGCCGGCAGAAGGTCGCCAATTACACCGGCGTCACCGTTGAGCGCAAGGAAGGCCGCCTGCGTGCGCCGTCCGGCCGCGAGTTCGCCGTGCTCGACCTGCCGGGCGCCTACAGCCTGCAGCCGGCCAGCCTGGACGAGGCGATCACCCGCGACCTGTGCCGGGGGTTCTACCCGGGCGAGGCCGCGCCGGACGTCCTTCTGTGCGTGATCGACGCCACCAACCTGCGCCTGCACCTGCGCTTCGCCCTGGAACTGCGCGAGCTGGGCAAGCCGATGATCATCGCCCTGAACATGGTCGACGCCGCGCAGCGCCGCGGCATCCAGATCGATGTGGCCGCGCTGGAGCGCGAGATCGGTGTGCCGGTGGTGGAAACCGTGGCGGTACGCAAGCAGGGCGCGCGTGCACTGGTGGAACGCCTGGATACGATGGTGCCGCACCTGGATGCGCCGCTGGCCGGCGTTGAGAGCGGTGTGGACTACCACGCGCAGGTGCGCGCGATCCTGGCCGCAGCCGTGCGGATGCCGGCACGGACGGCGAAGATCGACGACACGCTGGACCGCTGGCTGCTGCATCCGGTGTTCGGCCTGATCACGCTGGTGGTGGTGATGTTCCTGATCTTCCAGGCGGTGTTCGCCTGGGCCACGCCGTTGATGGATGGCATCGAGGCCGGCTTTGCCTGGCTGGGTGAACTGGCCGCCAGCGTGCTGCCGGCAGGTCCGCTGACCAGCCTGCTGACCGACGGCATCATCGCCGGCCTGGGCGGCGTGGTGGTGTTCCTGCCGCAGATCCTGATCCTGTTCGCCTTCATCCTGGTGCTGGAAGAGTCCGGTTACCTGCCACGCGCCGCGTTCCTGCTGGACCGCATGATGGCGGCGGCCGGCCTGTCGGGGCGGTCGTTCATCCCGCTGCTGTCCAGCTTTGCCTGCGCGGTGCCGGGCATCATGGCCACCCGCAGCATCCAGGACCCGCGTGACCGCCTGGCCACGATCCTGGTGGCACCGCTGATGACCTGCTCGGCAAGGCTGCCGGTATATGCGCTGCTGATCGGTGCGTTCATACCGGCCGGCAGGATCGGCATCTTCAACCAGCAGGGCCTGGTGCTGTTCGGCCTGTACGTGGCGGGCATCCTCAGCGCGCTGGTGATGTCGTGGGTGATGAAGAAGTGGCGCCGCGACAAGAGCGAGCACCCGCTGATGCTGGAGCTGCCGTCGTACCGCATTCCGCATCCGCGCGACCTCGCCGTCGGCCTGTACGAGCGCGGCATGATCTTCCTCAAGCGTGTCGGCGGCATCATCCTGGCGCTGACCATCCTGCTGTGGTTCCTGCTGTCGTTCCCGGGCGCG
This region includes:
- the feoB gene encoding ferrous iron transport protein B encodes the protein MSATATAAPLRIALVGNPNSGKTALFNQLTGSRQKVANYTGVTVERKEGRLRAPSGREFAVLDLPGAYSLQPASLDEAITRDLCRGFYPGEAAPDVLLCVIDATNLRLHLRFALELRELGKPMIIALNMVDAAQRRGIQIDVAALEREIGVPVVETVAVRKQGARALVERLDTMVPHLDAPLAGVESGVDYHAQVRAILAAAVRMPARTAKIDDTLDRWLLHPVFGLITLVVVMFLIFQAVFAWATPLMDGIEAGFAWLGELAASVLPAGPLTSLLTDGIIAGLGGVVVFLPQILILFAFILVLEESGYLPRAAFLLDRMMAAAGLSGRSFIPLLSSFACAVPGIMATRSIQDPRDRLATILVAPLMTCSARLPVYALLIGAFIPAGRIGIFNQQGLVLFGLYVAGILSALVMSWVMKKWRRDKSEHPLMLELPSYRIPHPRDLAVGLYERGMIFLKRVGGIILALTILLWFLLSFPGAPADATMPAIDYSYAGQIGHAMTAIFAPLGFNWQICIALIPGLAAREVAVSSLATVYALSAADDDAAISALSPVVADGWSLATGLALLVWFIYAPMCISTLATIKRETNSWKTMGFSAFYLFAAAYVAALITYQVTVALGGG
- a CDS encoding FeoA family protein — encoded protein: MTLSELPLHASAVVDSVQDLHANDAIARRLRELGFVKGEEVRLVARGPVGGEPLLVQVGFTRFALRISEARRVVIDPASQEGRA
- a CDS encoding enoyl-CoA hydratase-related protein, which encodes MNDALQIERNGAVLTLWLNRPELHNAFDAGLIARLTAALEAAGRDDTVRTVVVAGHGASFSAGADMQWMRGMASASEADNRDDALALARLMRTLDELPKPTLARVHGAAFGGGVGLVACCDIAIATTAARFGLTESRLGLLPAVISPYVIEAIGSRQSRRWFATGEHFDADTALRIGLIHQLVEPERLDEAVQRQLALLDKAGPIASASAKLLVRQVRDAHDRDSLDRDNAALIARLRVSAEGQEGLGAFLDKRAPHWVTEA